In the Pseudorasbora parva isolate DD20220531a chromosome 23, ASM2467924v1, whole genome shotgun sequence genome, one interval contains:
- the kcnip1b gene encoding Kv channel-interacting protein 1b isoform X4, with translation MTMVSHRPEGLEQLEAQTNFTKQELQVLYRGFKNECPSGVVNEETFKHIYAQFFPHGDASTYAHYLFNAFDTRNNGSIKFEDFVMGLSTLLRGTVRDKLEWTFYLYDINRDGFINKEEMTEIVRAIYDMMGKYTYPALKGDVPKQHVDAFFEKMDKNKDGVVTLEEFVLACQEDENMMRSMQLFENVM, from the exons ATGACAATGGTCAGCCATCGGCCGGAGGGTCTTGAGCAGCTCGAAGCGCAGACAAACTTCACCAAGCAAGAGCTACAAGTCCTTTACAGAGGCTTCAAAAAT GAGTGTCCGAGTGGAGTGGTGAATGAAGAgacatttaaacacatttatgcaCAGTTTTTTCCACATGGAG ATGCTAGCACGTATGCACATTATCTCTTCAATGCGTTTGACACCAGAAATAATGGATCCATAAAGTTTGAG gaCTTTGTGATGGGACTATCTACTCTACTGCGGGGGACAGTCAGAGATAAACTAGAATGGACATTTTATCTCTATGACATTAACAGAGATGGATTTATTAATAAGGAG GAAATGACAGAGATAGTGAGGGCCATCTATGACATGATGGGGAAGTACACGTATCCAGCTTTAAAAGGGGATGTACCAAAGCAGCATGTGGACGCCTTCTTTGAG aaaatggacaaaaacaaagATGGAGTTGTAACATTGGAGGAGTTTGTCCTTGCCTGTCAGGAG